One Thunnus maccoyii chromosome 14, fThuMac1.1, whole genome shotgun sequence genomic window carries:
- the cdk1 gene encoding cyclin-dependent kinase 1 produces the protein MEDYLKIEKIGEGTYGVVYKGRHKATGQVVAMKKIRLESEEEGVPSTAVREVSLLQELKHPNVVRLLDVLMQESRLYLIFEFLSMDLKKYLDSIPSGQYMDPMLVKSYLYQILEGIYFCHCRRVLHRDLKPQNLLIDNKGVIKLADFGLARAFGVPVRVYTHEVVTLWYRAPEVLLGSPRYSTPVDVWSTGTIFAELATKKPLFHGDSEIDQLFRIFRTLGTPNNDVWPDVESLPDYKNTFPKWKSGNLSSMVKNLDKNGLDLLAKMLTYNPPKRISAREAMTHPYFDDLDKSTLPAASINKI, from the exons ATGGAAGACTACttgaaaatagagaaaattggAGAAG GTACCTATGGGGTGGTGTATAAGGGCAGACACAAGGCCACAGGTCAGGTTGTGGCCATGAAGAAGATCCGTCtggagagtgaggaggagggggttCCCAGCACAGCTGTCAGAGAGGTCTCTCTGCTTCAAGAGCTGAAACATCCCAATGTTGTACG ACTCCTGGATGTCCTGATGCAAGAGTCTCGTCTCTACCTCATCTTTGAGTTCCTGTCCATGGACCTGAAGAAGTACCTGGATTCCATCCCCTCTGGTCAATACATGGACCCTATGCTTGTCAAG AGCTACCTTTACCAGATATTGGAGGGCATTTACTTCTGTCACTGTCGTCGAGTCCTCCACCGGGACCTGAAGCCCCAGAACCTCTTGATCGATAACAAGGGAGTTATCAAACTGGCAGACTTTGGGTTGGCTCGGGCCTTTGGTGTTCCTGTCAGAGTCTACACCCACGAG gtTGTAACCCTTTGGTACCGGGCTCCAGAGGTCCTCCTGGGTTCACCCCGGTATTCAACCCCTGTCGATGTTTGGAGCACTGGGACCATCTTTGCTGAGCTCGCCACCAAGAAGCCTCTGTTCCATGGAGACTCAGAGATAGATCAGCTGTTCAGGATCTTCAG GACTCTGGGAACCCCAAACAATGATGTGTGGCCTGATGTGGAGAGCCTACCTGACTACAAAAACACCTTCCCTAAATGGAAGTCTGGCAACCTGTCATCAATGGTGAAAAACCTGGATAAAAATGGCCTGGACCTACTGGCG AAAATGTTGACCTACAATCCTCCCAAGAGGATCTCAGCACGCGAGGCCATGACTCACCCTTACTTTGATGACTTGGACAAATCCACCCTGCCTGCTGCCAGCATCAACAAAATCTAA